A window of Oligoflexus sp. contains these coding sequences:
- a CDS encoding 3-deoxy-D-manno-octulosonic acid transferase, protein MARTEILQKCALGLYELLWWFLGGVLAPLLKGISSLRPQLDGRTLTVEQLQSIAQERQRFPHSMVFFCSSAGEYEQAKPLMDRLQKQGDTYVFLILVSYSGKRFALAQQETVPFIMAPWDRPSAWEKLFQVLRPDAFVVVRYELWPGFLFKARAHAPVYLIDAVQSPGLMKPGLSRNLRAGLVKLCREVFVVGVEDQAFYASLLQRPAASIPQVGDTKYDRVLERLEQREEKRLQLREQLHSFLNEGPLIILGSAWPEDLEALLEVYPALQAHFPHIKLIVAPHDISPAMVEKMQQRLEAMHLQVCRAQAAGLAAAGAGDNVLLVDMIGVLPELYALADIAWVGGALHHRVHNVLEPACQGLFVCFGPLYHTSQEARQLVAEGLVTVITSGKDFLEWVQGLRWEGHPPHRRLYEAIIRHRGATERILKAIQADARNRRR, encoded by the coding sequence ATGGCCAGAACTGAGATCTTACAAAAATGCGCCCTCGGTCTATACGAGCTGCTGTGGTGGTTTCTGGGGGGCGTGCTTGCGCCTCTTTTAAAAGGAATTTCCTCCCTGCGTCCTCAGCTGGATGGACGAACTCTTACGGTCGAGCAGCTGCAAAGCATAGCCCAGGAAAGGCAGCGTTTCCCGCATTCCATGGTGTTTTTCTGTTCGTCCGCCGGAGAATATGAGCAGGCCAAGCCGCTGATGGATCGTCTTCAAAAGCAGGGCGATACCTATGTCTTTCTTATTCTGGTTTCGTATTCAGGAAAACGGTTTGCATTGGCCCAGCAGGAGACTGTTCCCTTTATCATGGCGCCCTGGGATCGACCGTCGGCCTGGGAAAAGCTTTTTCAGGTCCTGCGGCCGGATGCCTTTGTGGTTGTGCGGTATGAACTCTGGCCCGGGTTTCTTTTCAAGGCGCGGGCGCATGCTCCGGTTTATTTGATTGATGCGGTGCAATCGCCAGGACTTATGAAACCAGGATTATCCCGCAATTTGCGCGCGGGATTGGTGAAGCTCTGCCGCGAAGTTTTTGTGGTCGGAGTCGAGGACCAGGCGTTTTATGCGAGCCTTTTGCAAAGACCGGCGGCCTCGATCCCGCAGGTTGGAGATACCAAGTACGACCGTGTGCTGGAGAGGCTGGAGCAAAGAGAAGAGAAAAGACTACAGCTTCGTGAACAGCTCCATTCATTTTTGAATGAAGGACCTTTGATTATTCTCGGCAGCGCCTGGCCTGAGGATCTTGAGGCCTTGCTTGAAGTCTATCCCGCGCTTCAGGCCCATTTTCCGCACATTAAACTCATTGTGGCACCTCATGATATCAGTCCTGCCATGGTGGAGAAGATGCAGCAGCGACTGGAAGCCATGCACCTTCAGGTTTGTCGCGCCCAGGCGGCAGGCTTGGCGGCAGCAGGAGCAGGTGATAATGTTCTTCTCGTTGACATGATCGGAGTCCTTCCCGAACTATACGCACTGGCTGATATAGCCTGGGTTGGAGGTGCTCTGCATCATCGCGTCCACAATGTGTTGGAGCCAGCCTGTCAGGGACTTTTTGTCTGCTTTGGCCCGCTTTACCATACAAGTCAGGAAGCCCGTCAGCTTGTGGCGGAAGGACTTGTGACGGTCATCACATCCGGAAAGGATTTTCTGGAGTGGGTCCAGGGGCTGCGTTGGGAGGGGCATCCTCCGCATCGACGGCTTTATGAAGCCATAATCCGGCATCGGGGTGCCACGGAGCGCATTCTGAAAGCGATTCAAGCCGACGCACGGAATAGACGCCGCTAA